Genomic window (Escherichia fergusonii ATCC 35469):
GAACGTACCATTGGCTGCCAGGCGGACTCCTGGTGTAATTGCCCGGCAAAGTCGGCCACTGGGGCATTCAGTCCCCAGACTTCTCGAGCGGTACGAATTAGTTCGTTTCGCCATGCCAGAGAGGCTCTCGGCGGTTCAGAGGCGTTGAGTGGGAAAAGAACGAAAATAATCATAGACGCGATATATTTCAGCCACATCACTATAGCCCTAACGCGACGGAAAGGCAGACGGCAGCAACGATGATAGCCCGGCGAATCATTGCCGCCGCGCAGCAACGCGGTTCCTTCCAGGGGCAAAAAGAGTCAGGCCGTGCCCAGGGGAACAAACTGCGATCGAGCCAGTATCCCAGCACCGCGGAAAGCGAAACCAGGCTTAGTTTATAAATGACGACCGGGATTTGTGCTGAAGAGGTCCAGCCGATCACGACAAACAGCGCGACGGAAGCGACCAGCCAGCCGGAAAGCCGGGGAAATGTGATTTTTTTCATACGATATCTCCTGATAAATGAGCGTTTAGTGTCGTCAGAACCCGCCAGTGAAGAATGAAAAAAGCTTTAATAAATAAGTTTAAAAAATAGATTCTCTATAAATGAACATGCCCGCTAATAAATCCACCCGTCAATAAAAGAGCAAAAGGTGACCTGGCGAACAAGTGCATCATTATGCAGGGGAAAGATGATGGTGGATCGTAGGAATATTCGATAGTTATTTGATTTTTAAAGTTTGTTTAAGAAAGTCAGCGACTGTGAGGGAAACGATCTTTTTACACTACAAGTAAAAATAATACTGTATGTGTATACAGTATCGTGTAAAATGATACACCTGTTGACAAGAAACATAACGCAAACAATATATCTATTTCATGAATTTATGGCGTTCATTAATATTAAAAATTTATATTTTTGTTAATTGTTTATTTGTTTGTTGAATGTATTGAGTAGCAGTAATGACAACTGCTTAGCGTATATCCGTGGTTTTACACGCATCGGGTCTTATTCAGGATGCAAGATATATGGAGATGAAAAATGATACGAAAATCAAAAGAGATGGCCCGGACACCGGAGATCATTAACGACCTGGCTTTTCATGCATCGCAAGTTCTGATTGAAAGCATCAATCTCGACAGTTCATCGGCAGAAAATGTGGGCTTTGCCATTGCCGACCGAATGATGCGTAACTGGGGCGGACAAAGCATTTATTTCCCTAAGGGGATCTCCGGACGAGCATCGGAGCGTGACTACCAAATCTATAGCGAGTGCGATGGGCGCAACTACGCCGAATTAGCGAAGAAATATAATCTGACGCTGCAATGGATTTATAAGATTGTGAAGCGGGTGCACGCAGAAAAACAGCAGCAACGTCGGATGTAAATCGTCAGCATAAATGAGTCATTTAAAGGCTAATATCAGAAGTGGCTTGTCATGGTGTAAGCGCTATAAGATAGCGCTTACACCAGCAAGACGATTTACGCCGCCGTGATATTGGGTTTAGATAATACGCCGGGTGTAATTCCCGGCGTTATTTCACGCCATCAGCCCTTATTATTCTTGTGAATTCCCGCTGATTTCATTCTGGATAAGCGTCGCAATATTGTCATTCGATGCCGCTTGTGAACTAAATATCATCTTCTCACGCGCATACACCGCAAACTTATCTGCCAGATTCGAAGCAAACACCTTACTGGCATTCTCTGTCAGCAAATCGGTGACGATATCATGGTGATTTTTATCCACTTTTCGGGCGATATTTCCCGCCTCTTTGTCCTTATTATACCGTTCATTGGTGCTTTCCCAGCTTACCGTCGCTGAGGTGGTTTTTATCATGACGTTTGTTTGGTAGCCTGCATCTTTGAGTTTTTTTAATGTTTGTAGCGGCGTAGCGGCATTACGAAATGTTCCTTCGACAACAATGTTGAGTTTACCGACTATCGCTCTCTCAATTGCTCGTTCGACCGTTTCGCCGGAAAATTTCGCCGTATGGGTAACAAAATCATCCCCATAAGTTTGGTAGATATAATTAAAATCAGGGTGTAGAAACCGGAAATCATCACCGTTAATAATCATTATATTATTCTTTGTTTCCCTTTTTGCTAATTCAATCAGCGATGATTTACCCGCTCCGGGTTGCCCACCTAAAACAAAACCAATGGGATGCTGTTGCGGTGTGACTTCATGATTTGTCAGACGCTGCCAAATAGAATCAAAAGATACTTTATTTTCTGAATGTGCAGTATTATTGAATTCACGCTGATATTGAGTTCTTACCTGCTGAAGGTGACTCTTTCCCTGTGTAAAATCAACAAATTCAGCTGGAGTGGAATAAAGATAATCGCGATAGCCGACTAATCGTGTGAGATCATCGACTGAATCCTGACATGACGAAATGGAGCGATTATCAACGATATTTGATAAAAACGCGATGCACTGACTGGCTCCGTTTAAAAGAGCATCTTTTTCCATTAATGTAGCCATTAACACTCCTGTTAAATGATATTTTTCGGTGATTATAATACTGTTCTACAGGAGTGATTTTATTTTTCAGATATTATTTGATCTATGTTTTCAGTGAGGATGGCGTATAACAATTGGTGAGCGTTATACGCCAGTAGGAAAATATTACTCAAACAAATTAAAATGCAGCTTCTGCACAACTTTCTCGGCATCTTCGCCTGGCACCAGGAAGCACAGGTTATGGCTGGAAGCACCATAGCAAATCATGCGAATATTAAACGGTTCCAGCACGCCAAAGACCTCTTTGCCAACGCCGCAGGCTTTTGACAGGTCATTACCAATCAATGCCACCAGCGCCAGACCTTCTTCCACTTCTACCCGGCACAGTGCAGACAGCTCCATCAACAGGGATTGTGTTAACAGGGTATCTCCCGTTGACGTCGAACCCGTAGTGTCGAGAGTCAATGCGATACTAACTTCAGAGGTCGTGATCAAATCAACCGAAATATTATGCCGTGCGAGAATGCCAAAAACTTCTGCAAGAAACCCGCGAGAATGCAGCATATTCAGGCTGTGCAAAGTGAGCAGAGTCTGATTGCGACGAAGCGCCAGCGCACGGAACAATGGCGGGTCTTCGGTTTTATTACACACCAGAGTGCCACCAGCACGAGGATCTTTGCTGGAACCGACAAACACCGGGATATCGCTGCGCACTGCAGGCAGTAACGTTGCCGGATGAAGTACTTTGGCACCAAAGGTTGCCATCTCAGCCGCTTCTTCAAAGGCGATTTCATCAATTCGTTTAGCATCAGGCACAACGCGCGGATCAGTAGTATAAATTCCCGGAACATCTGTCCAGATATCGACACGAGCAGCGTGTAATGCTTCTGCCAACAGTGCTGCGGTGTAGTCACTACCGCCGCGACCAAGTGTTGTAGTGCGCCCTTTACTTTCACTACCAATAAAGCCCTGGGTGATGACTAATCCTTCACTGAGACGTGGGGTCAATTGCAGCGCAGACAGTTCCGCCAGCGCAGCAATATCTGGTTCTGCGCGGCCAAAACGATCATTAGTACGCATCACTTTACGCACATCGAACCACTGAGCCTGAACATTGCGTTCACGCAGAATCTCCACAAACAGCAGGGTAGACATCAGTTCGCCGTGGCTGACCAGTTCATCTGTTAATGCCGGAGAAGTTGCCAGCGCAGCTGCTTCCGCCAGCACCGTAATATTCTCCATCAGCCGTTCAATCTCATCACGGATGACATTAGGGTAGCGCAGACGTTCTACAATTGAGAACTGAATATTGCGAATAGCATCGAGTTTTTCGAAACGTTCAGTAGGTTCCAGACCTTCAGCCAGTGCCACCAACAGATTAGTGATCCCGGCGGAAGCTGAGAGGACGACTAAACGTACATTGGTATCAGAAAGCACAATGTCAGCACTGCGATTCATGGCGTCAAAATCAGCAACGCTGGTACCACCAAATTTAGAGACAACAATATCGGGCATAACTACCTCGTGTCAGGGAGTGAAAGAAGCGACCATGGCACAAAGGCAGAACTGAAACCGGTGCAGGCGCAAACCGTATTTATAAATAAAAGGTGCGGGGGAGGCTGTCAACGCTGGGATTATGCGGATTTTTCATGCAGCGGGGATGCTCAGAAACTGTGCTTATAACAGCTATACTTTTTATCCTCTTTCGCAGTTCGCCGAGCTAACGGCACTAAAACCATCACATTTTTCTGTGACTGGCGCTACAATCGTCCACAGTCACAATTCTCAAATCAGAAGAGTATTGCTAATGAAAAATATCAATCCAACGCAGACCGCGGCCTGGCAGGCACTACAGAAACACTTCGATGAAATGAAAGACGTTACGATCGCCGATCTTTTTGCTAAAGACGGCGATCGTTTTTCTAAGTTCTCCGCAACCTTCGACGATCAGATGCTGGTGGATTACTCCAAAAACCGCATCACTGAAGAGACGCTGGCGAAATTACAAGATCTGGCGAAAGAGTGCGATCTGGCGAGTGCGATTAAGTCGATGTTCTCTGGCGAGAAGATCAACCGCACCGAAAACCGCGCTGTTCTGCACGTAGCGCTGCGTAACCGTAGCAATACCCCGATTCTGGTTGATGGCAAAGATGTTATGCCGGAAGTCAACGCGGTGCTGGAGAAGATGAAAACCTTCTCGGAAGCGATTATTTCTGGTGAGTGGAAAGGCTATACCGGCAAAGCAATCACTGACGTAGTGAACATCGGGATCGGCGGTTCTGACCTCGGCCCATACATGGTGACTGAAGCACTGCGTCCGTACAAAAATCACCTGAACATGCACTTTGTTTCTAACGTCGATGGGACTCACATCGCGGAAGTGCTGAAAAAAGTGAACCCGGAAACCACGCTGTTCCTGGTAGCATCTAAAACCTTCACCACTCAGGAAACCATGACCAACGCCCATAGCGCGCGTGACTGGTTCCTGAAAGCGGCAGGTGATGAAAAACACGTTGCGAAACACTTTGCGGCGCTCTCCACCAATGCCACAGCCGTTGGCGAGTTTGGTATTGATACCGCCAACATGTTCGAGTTCTGGGACTGGGTCGGCGGCCGTTACTCTTTGTGGTCAGCGATTGGCCTGTCGATTGTTCTCTCCATCGGCTTTGATAACTTCGTTGAACTGCTTTCTGGTGCACACGCGATGGACAAGCATTTCTCCACCACGCCTGCAGAGAAAAACCTGCCTGTACTGCTGGCGCTGATTGGCATCTGGTACAACAATTTCTTTGGCGCGGAAACTGAAGCGATTCTGCCGTATGACCAGTATATGCACCGTTTTGCGGCGTACTTCCAGCAGGGCAATATGGAGTCCAACGGTAAGTATGTTGACCGTAACGGTAACGTTGTGGATTACCAGACTGGCCCGATTATCTGGGGTGAACCTGGCACGAACGGTCAGCACGCGTTCTACCAGCTGATCCACCAGGGTACGAAGATGGTGCCGTGCGATTTCATCGCCCCGGCTATCACCCATAACCCGCTCTCTGATCATCACCAGAAACTGCTGTCTAACTTCTTCGCTCAGACCGAAGCGCTGGCGTTTGGTAAATCCCGCGAAGTGGTTGAGCAGGAATATCGCGATCAGGGTAAAGATCCGGCAACCCTGGACTATGTGGTGCCGTTCAAAGTGTTCGAAGGTAACCGCCCGACCAACTCTATCCTGCTGCGCGAAATCACTCCGTTCAGCCTGGGTGCGTTGATTGCGCTGTATGAGCACAAAATCTTTACTCAGGGCGTGATCCTGAACATCTTCACCTTCGACCAGTGGGGCGTGGAGCTGGGTAAACAGCTGGCGAACCGTATTCTGCCAGAGCTGAAAGATGACAAAGAAATCAGCAGCCACGATAGCTCAACCAATGGTCTGATTAACCGCTATAAAGCGTGGCGCGGTTAATTAAATAACCTTAATAACAATGCCGACTATAAGTCGGCATTGTTTTATCAGATAAATCCCCTTGTCTGTGATTTAACAGAAATCATACCGTGAGGTTAATCCTAAAATAGATTTTTAATTGCGGTTGATTTCGGAAAATACGCAGGTTCATTCCTTTTTGTTTTATTTTAAGTTTATGATTTTCAATGTTATTTATATATAAGGTGAAACTTATATTTGATAATCATTCCAATTATCTTAAAACCCCATCACTAATTACCCGCACCGTAATTCGCATGCTTTAGTTGTGTATACTCGATCCCGCCCGAAATGTTTTTGGGTAAATCTCCATTCATTCAATGAAGGGAAATTGTTATGAAAAAAGTTCTGTATGGCATTTTTGCCATATCTGCGCTTGCGGCGACTTCTGCGTGGGCTGCACCTGTACAGGTGGGCGAAGCGGCAGGGTCGGCAGCAACGTCGGTTTCGGCGGGTAGTTCCTCCGCGACCAGCGTCAGCACCGTAAGCTCGGCGGTAGGTGTCGCGCTCGCGGCAACCGGTGGCGGTGATGGTTCTAATACCGGGACCACAACAACCACGACCACCAGTACCCAGTAATAAAGTATGTATCCCCAAAATAATTTGAGTCATCGCATCTGTGGCTTGAAGTATGACGGGGATTAACCATAACCACACTCCGGTGTGGTTATTCTGCCCCTCTGGAGAAGAGTCGTGAAGCGACCTGCACTCATTCTTATCTGCCTGCTATTACAGGCCTGTTCAGCCACGACTCAAGAGCTGGGCAATTCACTGTGGGACAGTCTGTTCGGTACGCCAGGCGTACAGCTGACGGACGATGATATTCAAAATATGCCCTACGCCAGCCAGTACATGCAGCTTAATGGCGGGCCGCAGTTGTTTGTGGTGCTGGCCTTCGCTGAAGACGGACAACAAAAATGGGTCACTCAGGATCAGGCCACTCTCGTCACACAACATGGTCGTCTGGTGAAGACTTTGCTTGGCGGCGACAACCTGATTGAAGTGAATAACCTTGCCGCCGACCCGCTGATTAAACCCGCACAAATTGTTGATGGCGCAACATGGACGCGCACGATGGGCTGGACCGAGTACCAGCAGGTACGCTACGCCACCGCGCGCTCAGTCTTCAAATGGAATGGCACCGATACCGTCAAAGTCGGCAGCGATGAAACCCCGGTTCGCGTGCTGGACGAAGAAGTCTCCACCGACCAGGCGCGCTGGCATAACCGCTATTGGATCGACAGCGAAGGGCAAATTCGCCAGTCGGAACAGTATCTCGGCGCGGATTATTTCCCGGTGAAAACCACTCTCATCAAGGCGGCAAAACAATGATTAAACAAACTATTGCTGCGTTGATTATGAGCGTGGGAGCGTCATCGGTCTTTGCGGCAGGAACCGTCAAAGTGTTCAGCAATGGCAGCAATGAGGCCAAAACGCTAACGGGCGCAGAGCATTTAATCGATCTGGTAGGCCAACCGCGGCTCGCAAACAGTTGGTGGCCCGGAGCGGTGATTAGCGAAGAGCTGGCAACGGCGGCGGCATTACGGCAGCAGCAGGCGTTGCTGACAAGGCTGGCAGAACTGGCGGCAGACTCCAGTGCTGACGATGCTGCCGCCATTAACGCCTTACGCCAGCAAATTCAGGCGTTGAAGGTGACGGGCAGACAAAAAATCAATCTTGATCCTGATATCGTGCGCGTTGCCGAACGCGGTAACCCGCCGTTGCAGGGCAACTACACGCTGTGGGTCGGACCACCGCCGTCCACGGTCACGTTGTTTGGGCTTATCAGCCGTCCTGGCAAGCAGCCATTCACTCCCGGTCGCGACGTGGCGAGCTATCTCTCCGGGCAAAGTCTGCTTAGTGGTGCGGATCGCAGCTACGCGTGGGTGGTTTACCCGGATGGACGCACGCAAAAAGCGCCGGTGGCTTACTGGAACAAGCGTCACGTAGAGCCGATGCCCGGCAGCATTATTTATGTTGGCCTCGCGGACTCCGTCTGGAGTGAG
Coding sequences:
- a CDS encoding putative holin; this translates as MKKITFPRLSGWLVASVALFVVIGWTSSAQIPVVIYKLSLVSLSAVLGYWLDRSLFPWARPDSFCPWKEPRCCAAAMIRRAIIVAAVCLSVALGL
- a CDS encoding Mor transcription activator family protein: MIRKSKEMARTPEIINDLAFHASQVLIESINLDSSSAENVGFAIADRMMRNWGGQSIYFPKGISGRASERDYQIYSECDGRNYAELAKKYNLTLQWIYKIVKRVHAEKQQQRRM
- a CDS encoding zeta toxin family protein — its product is MATLMEKDALLNGASQCIAFLSNIVDNRSISSCQDSVDDLTRLVGYRDYLYSTPAEFVDFTQGKSHLQQVRTQYQREFNNTAHSENKVSFDSIWQRLTNHEVTPQQHPIGFVLGGQPGAGKSSLIELAKRETKNNIMIINGDDFRFLHPDFNYIYQTYGDDFVTHTAKFSGETVERAIERAIVGKLNIVVEGTFRNAATPLQTLKKLKDAGYQTNVMIKTTSATVSWESTNERYNKDKEAGNIARKVDKNHHDIVTDLLTENASKVFASNLADKFAVYAREKMIFSSQAASNDNIATLIQNEISGNSQE
- the lysC gene encoding lysine-sensitive aspartokinase 3, giving the protein MPDIVVSKFGGTSVADFDAMNRSADIVLSDTNVRLVVLSASAGITNLLVALAEGLEPTERFEKLDAIRNIQFSIVERLRYPNVIRDEIERLMENITVLAEAAALATSPALTDELVSHGELMSTLLFVEILRERNVQAQWFDVRKVMRTNDRFGRAEPDIAALAELSALQLTPRLSEGLVITQGFIGSESKGRTTTLGRGGSDYTAALLAEALHAARVDIWTDVPGIYTTDPRVVPDAKRIDEIAFEEAAEMATFGAKVLHPATLLPAVRSDIPVFVGSSKDPRAGGTLVCNKTEDPPLFRALALRRNQTLLTLHSLNMLHSRGFLAEVFGILARHNISVDLITTSEVSIALTLDTTGSTSTGDTLLTQSLLMELSALCRVEVEEGLALVALIGNDLSKACGVGKEVFGVLEPFNIRMICYGASSHNLCFLVPGEDAEKVVQKLHFNLFE
- the pgi gene encoding glucose-6-phosphate isomerase produces the protein MKNINPTQTAAWQALQKHFDEMKDVTIADLFAKDGDRFSKFSATFDDQMLVDYSKNRITEETLAKLQDLAKECDLASAIKSMFSGEKINRTENRAVLHVALRNRSNTPILVDGKDVMPEVNAVLEKMKTFSEAIISGEWKGYTGKAITDVVNIGIGGSDLGPYMVTEALRPYKNHLNMHFVSNVDGTHIAEVLKKVNPETTLFLVASKTFTTQETMTNAHSARDWFLKAAGDEKHVAKHFAALSTNATAVGEFGIDTANMFEFWDWVGGRYSLWSAIGLSIVLSIGFDNFVELLSGAHAMDKHFSTTPAEKNLPVLLALIGIWYNNFFGAETEAILPYDQYMHRFAAYFQQGNMESNGKYVDRNGNVVDYQTGPIIWGEPGTNGQHAFYQLIHQGTKMVPCDFIAPAITHNPLSDHHQKLLSNFFAQTEALAFGKSREVVEQEYRDQGKDPATLDYVVPFKVFEGNRPTNSILLREITPFSLGALIALYEHKIFTQGVILNIFTFDQWGVELGKQLANRILPELKDDKEISSHDSSTNGLINRYKAWRG
- the yjbE gene encoding exopolysaccharide production protein YjbE, whose protein sequence is MKKVLYGIFAISALAATSAWAAPVQVGEAAGSAATSVSAGSSSATSVSTVSSAVGVALAATGGGDGSNTGTTTTTTTSTQ
- a CDS encoding YjbF family lipoprotein, translated to MKRPALILICLLLQACSATTQELGNSLWDSLFGTPGVQLTDDDIQNMPYASQYMQLNGGPQLFVVLAFAEDGQQKWVTQDQATLVTQHGRLVKTLLGGDNLIEVNNLAADPLIKPAQIVDGATWTRTMGWTEYQQVRYATARSVFKWNGTDTVKVGSDETPVRVLDEEVSTDQARWHNRYWIDSEGQIRQSEQYLGADYFPVKTTLIKAAKQ
- a CDS encoding capsule biosynthesis GfcC family protein, which codes for MIKQTIAALIMSVGASSVFAAGTVKVFSNGSNEAKTLTGAEHLIDLVGQPRLANSWWPGAVISEELATAAALRQQQALLTRLAELAADSSADDAAAINALRQQIQALKVTGRQKINLDPDIVRVAERGNPPLQGNYTLWVGPPPSTVTLFGLISRPGKQPFTPGRDVASYLSGQSLLSGADRSYAWVVYPDGRTQKAPVAYWNKRHVEPMPGSIIYVGLADSVWSETPDALNADILQTLTQRIPQ